The following proteins are encoded in a genomic region of Rhodoferax aquaticus:
- a CDS encoding lytic transglycosylase domain-containing protein yields the protein MTVPTGGVAVVSRRNCLLRASVLGFPLFFQEQARAGGQLEEPLIDSVRTALSSAIRNSAPPIPEFQDTESRLKYLRWLGSMSERLKKKKPEWEVRKEFLQTVWYESKRAGLDVTLVLGLIQVESNFRKFAVSSVGARGYMQVMPFWTRAIGDGDAGKLFHMQTNLRFGCVILRHYLDIEKGNLFLTLGRYNGSRGKAPYPDAVLGAKRNWEFAG from the coding sequence ATGACGGTGCCCACGGGTGGGGTAGCGGTGGTTTCTAGAAGAAACTGCCTTCTGCGCGCATCTGTATTGGGTTTTCCACTATTCTTTCAGGAGCAAGCCCGGGCGGGTGGTCAACTGGAAGAGCCTCTGATTGATTCGGTTCGGACGGCATTGAGCTCCGCCATTCGCAACTCCGCGCCACCTATTCCAGAGTTTCAAGACACTGAATCTCGTCTCAAGTATTTGCGCTGGCTAGGGAGCATGAGTGAGCGCCTGAAAAAGAAGAAGCCGGAGTGGGAAGTGCGCAAGGAGTTCCTACAAACCGTATGGTACGAGTCCAAGCGGGCGGGCTTAGACGTGACCTTGGTGTTGGGCTTGATTCAAGTGGAAAGCAATTTCCGCAAGTTTGCCGTGAGCAGCGTAGGTGCCCGCGGCTACATGCAAGTCATGCCGTTTTGGACACGGGCCATTGGCGATGGTGATGCTGGCAAGCTGTTTCACATGCAAACCAACTTGCGTTTCGGCTGCGTCATCTTGCGGCACTACCTCGACATTGAAAAGGGAAACCTATTTTTGACGCTGGGGCGTTACAACGGATCACGGGGCAAAGCCCCGTATCCTGATGCAGTGCTTGGCGCCAAGCGCAATTGGGAATTCGCAGGCTAG
- a CDS encoding proline--tRNA ligase has protein sequence MKASQFLISTLKEAPADAEVVSHKLMMRAGMIKKIGAGVYNYMPMGLRVIRKVEAIVREEMNRAGAIEMTMPVVQPAELWQETGRFEKMGPELLRIKDRHGRDFVVQPTSEEVVTDIARQEIKSYKQLPKNFYQIQTKFRDERRPRFGLMRGREFTMKDAYSFDRDVDAAKASYQVMAKAYRKIFDRFGLTYRAVAADSGAIGGDLSEEFQVIAATGEDAIVYCPGSDYAANMEKAEALAPVGPRADAAQAMSKVATPGKSTCADVAEFLGFSLSSSIKSLVVATDTKDEAGNIIKTQVSLLLLRGDREMNEVKVGKLDGMADFRFATLAEIDEHFGCKPGYLGPIGLKKPVRLIVDREVALMSDWVCGANEEDYHLVGVNWGRDLPEPDLVADLRNVVTGDLSPDGKGVLAIERGIEVGHVFYLGTKYSRAMNATFLDVNGKPQFMEMGCYGIGITRLPAAAIEQNHDENGIIWPDALAPFTVVLCPISPDRFAAVKEAADALYETLLEAGVDVILDDRNERPGAMFADWELIGVPHRVTIGDRGLKEGMVEYQHRKDAASSQVALTEIAGLIQSRLKA, from the coding sequence ATGAAAGCGTCTCAATTCCTTATCTCCACCCTCAAAGAAGCGCCTGCGGACGCTGAAGTTGTCAGCCACAAGCTGATGATGCGCGCAGGCATGATCAAGAAGATCGGCGCCGGGGTTTACAACTACATGCCCATGGGCTTGCGGGTGATCCGCAAAGTGGAAGCCATCGTGCGGGAGGAAATGAACCGTGCTGGCGCGATTGAAATGACTATGCCTGTGGTTCAACCCGCCGAGCTGTGGCAGGAAACCGGTCGCTTCGAAAAAATGGGCCCCGAGCTGCTGCGTATCAAAGACCGCCATGGCCGCGACTTTGTGGTGCAGCCGACCAGCGAAGAAGTGGTGACGGACATCGCGCGTCAAGAAATCAAGAGCTACAAACAGCTTCCCAAGAATTTCTACCAAATTCAAACCAAGTTCCGTGACGAACGTCGCCCACGCTTTGGCCTGATGCGCGGACGTGAGTTCACCATGAAAGACGCCTACAGCTTTGACCGCGATGTGGATGCGGCTAAGGCCAGCTACCAAGTCATGGCCAAGGCTTATCGCAAGATATTTGACCGTTTTGGTCTGACTTACCGAGCCGTTGCCGCCGACAGCGGCGCGATTGGCGGAGACTTGTCTGAAGAGTTTCAAGTGATAGCCGCCACCGGTGAAGACGCTATCGTTTACTGCCCAGGCAGCGACTACGCAGCCAACATGGAGAAAGCAGAAGCATTGGCGCCGGTGGGCCCGCGTGCTGATGCTGCGCAAGCCATGTCCAAAGTGGCGACACCAGGCAAGAGCACCTGTGCTGATGTGGCAGAGTTTTTAGGCTTTTCACTGTCGTCGTCTATCAAGTCATTGGTTGTGGCTACAGATACCAAAGACGAGGCGGGCAACATCATCAAGACGCAAGTGTCATTGCTGTTGCTGCGCGGCGACCGCGAGATGAATGAAGTCAAGGTAGGCAAGCTGGACGGGATGGCCGATTTCCGCTTTGCCACCTTGGCAGAAATTGACGAGCACTTTGGCTGCAAGCCGGGTTACTTGGGCCCCATCGGTTTGAAAAAACCTGTACGCCTGATCGTAGACCGCGAAGTCGCCTTGATGAGCGATTGGGTGTGCGGTGCCAATGAAGAGGATTACCACTTGGTTGGCGTCAACTGGGGCCGCGACCTGCCCGAGCCTGACTTGGTTGCGGACTTACGCAATGTGGTTACTGGTGATTTATCGCCAGACGGCAAGGGGGTTCTGGCTATTGAGCGAGGCATTGAAGTGGGTCACGTTTTTTACTTGGGCACCAAGTACAGCCGTGCCATGAATGCGACCTTCCTCGACGTCAATGGCAAGCCTCAATTCATGGAGATGGGGTGCTATGGCATTGGCATCACCCGCTTGCCGGCCGCTGCTATTGAGCAAAATCATGACGAAAACGGCATCATTTGGCCAGATGCCTTGGCGCCGTTTACCGTCGTGTTGTGCCCCATCAGCCCTGACCGCTTTGCGGCCGTTAAAGAGGCTGCGGATGCCCTGTATGAGACCTTGCTAGAAGCAGGCGTCGATGTGATTTTGGATGACCGCAACGAACGGCCGGGTGCGATGTTTGCCGATTGGGAGCTGATTGGCGTGCCACATCGCGTCACCATTGGTGACCGCGGACTGAAGGAGGGCATGGTGGAGTACCAGCATCGGAAAGATGCGGCGTCCAGCCAAGTGGCGTTGACTGAAATTGCTGGGCTCATTCAGTCTCGTCTGAAGGCATGA